A genome region from Panicum virgatum strain AP13 chromosome 4K, P.virgatum_v5, whole genome shotgun sequence includes the following:
- the LOC120703390 gene encoding protein ANTHESIS POMOTING FACTOR 1-like isoform X2: MITNEVFKSMKIALVFQGFNGRISSMDFHSKATNYLVTASDDESIRLYDTQNAVCLKTINSKKYGVELVCFTDNPTLVLYSSKNGWDESLRLLSLNDNRFVRYFKGHLDRVVSISFCSEKENFLSGSLDRTVLLWDQRAEKSQGLLRVQGRPAVSYDDQGMVFAVAYGGHIRMFDARKFEKGPFEIFAVGNEDSEAHVIKFSSDGRRILLTTKAGRVLVIDSFHGNNIASYNVKPVVTNSMLEASFSPDGNHIISGSGDGSVYAWNVRSGKVARWGSTDNEPPLVRWAPGSLMFVTGSSELSCWVPDLSKLGSFSVTK; this comes from the exons ATGATCACAAACGAGGTGTTCAAGAGCATGAAGATCGCGCTGGTATTTCAAGGCTTT AATGGCAGAATTAGTTCTATGGATTTTCATAGCAAGGCTACGAACTATCTTGTGACAGccagtgatgatgaatcaatcCGCCTGTACGACACTCAAAATGCAGT ATGTTTGAAGACTATTAATAGCAAAAAATATGGGGTTGAACTTGTGTGCTTCACTGATAACCCAACTCTTGTCTTATATTCATCGAAAAATGGCTGGGATG AGTCTCTGCGTCTACTCTCACTGAATGATAACCGCTTTGTTAGATATTTTAAAGGCCACCTTGACAG GGTTGTCTCTATCTCATTTTGCTCTGAGAAAGAAAATTTTCTCTCTGGTTCACTTGATCGAACCGTTCTCTTATGGGATCAGCGGGCTGAAAAATCACAG GGCTTACTGCGTGTGCAAGGGAGGCCTGCAGTTTCATATGATGATCAGGGCATGGTATTTGCTGTTGCCTATGGTGGTCACATAAGAATGTTTGATGCTCGAAAATTTGAAAAG GGGCCTTTTGAGATCTTCGCTGTTGGTAATGAGGATTCAGAAGCTCATGTCATAAAGTTCAGCAGTGATGGCAGGCGGATTCTGTTGACCACCAAAGCTGGGCGTGTTCTTGTGATAGATTCATTCCATGGCAACAAC ATTGCATCGTACAATGTGAAACCAGTGGTAACCAATTCAATGCTGGAGGCATCGTTCAGTCCTGATGGAAACCATATCATATCTG GATCTGGTGATGGCAGTGTTTATGCCTGGAACGTTAGGAGTGGAAAG GTTGCGCGCTGGGGAAGCACAGATAATGAACCGCCACTAGTAAGGTGGGCTCCAGGATCGTTGATGTTTGTGACAGGATCATCAGAACTGTCCTGCTGGGTTCCTGATTTGTCCAAGTTGGGATCCTTCAGCGTCACCAAGTAG
- the LOC120703390 gene encoding protein ANTHESIS POMOTING FACTOR 1-like isoform X3, giving the protein MITNEVFKSMKIALNGRISSMDFHSKATNYLVTASDDESIRLYDTQNAVCLKTINSKKYGVELVCFTDNPTLVLYSSKNGWDESLRLLSLNDNRFVRYFKGHLDRVVSISFCSEKENFLSGSLDRTVLLWDQRAEKSQGLLRVQGRPAVSYDDQGMVFAVAYGGHIRMFDARKFEKGPFEIFAVGNEDSEAHVIKFSSDGRRILLTTKAGRVLVIDSFHGNNIASYNVKPVVTNSMLEASFSPDGNHIISGSGDGSVYAWNVRSGKVARWGSTDNEPPLVRWAPGSLMFVTGSSELSCWVPDLSKLGSFSVTK; this is encoded by the exons ATGATCACAAACGAGGTGTTCAAGAGCATGAAGATCGCGCTG AATGGCAGAATTAGTTCTATGGATTTTCATAGCAAGGCTACGAACTATCTTGTGACAGccagtgatgatgaatcaatcCGCCTGTACGACACTCAAAATGCAGT ATGTTTGAAGACTATTAATAGCAAAAAATATGGGGTTGAACTTGTGTGCTTCACTGATAACCCAACTCTTGTCTTATATTCATCGAAAAATGGCTGGGATG AGTCTCTGCGTCTACTCTCACTGAATGATAACCGCTTTGTTAGATATTTTAAAGGCCACCTTGACAG GGTTGTCTCTATCTCATTTTGCTCTGAGAAAGAAAATTTTCTCTCTGGTTCACTTGATCGAACCGTTCTCTTATGGGATCAGCGGGCTGAAAAATCACAG GGCTTACTGCGTGTGCAAGGGAGGCCTGCAGTTTCATATGATGATCAGGGCATGGTATTTGCTGTTGCCTATGGTGGTCACATAAGAATGTTTGATGCTCGAAAATTTGAAAAG GGGCCTTTTGAGATCTTCGCTGTTGGTAATGAGGATTCAGAAGCTCATGTCATAAAGTTCAGCAGTGATGGCAGGCGGATTCTGTTGACCACCAAAGCTGGGCGTGTTCTTGTGATAGATTCATTCCATGGCAACAAC ATTGCATCGTACAATGTGAAACCAGTGGTAACCAATTCAATGCTGGAGGCATCGTTCAGTCCTGATGGAAACCATATCATATCTG GATCTGGTGATGGCAGTGTTTATGCCTGGAACGTTAGGAGTGGAAAG GTTGCGCGCTGGGGAAGCACAGATAATGAACCGCCACTAGTAAGGTGGGCTCCAGGATCGTTGATGTTTGTGACAGGATCATCAGAACTGTCCTGCTGGGTTCCTGATTTGTCCAAGTTGGGATCCTTCAGCGTCACCAAGTAG
- the LOC120703390 gene encoding protein ANTHESIS POMOTING FACTOR 1-like isoform X1 translates to MTSPPRVSMEITDEMLKSMEVGLAFRDYNGRISSMDFHSKATNYLVTASDDESIRLYDTQNAVCLKTINSKKYGVELVCFTDNPTLVLYSSKNGWDESLRLLSLNDNRFVRYFKGHLDRVVSISFCSEKENFLSGSLDRTVLLWDQRAEKSQGLLRVQGRPAVSYDDQGMVFAVAYGGHIRMFDARKFEKGPFEIFAVGNEDSEAHVIKFSSDGRRILLTTKAGRVLVIDSFHGNNIASYNVKPVVTNSMLEASFSPDGNHIISGSGDGSVYAWNVRSGKVARWGSTDNEPPLVRWAPGSLMFVTGSSELSCWVPDLSKLGSFSVTK, encoded by the exons ATGACGAGTCCGCCTAGGGTGAGCATGGAGATCACTGACGAGATGCTCAAGAGCATGGAGGTCGGCCTGGCCTTCCGGGATTAC AATGGCAGAATTAGTTCTATGGATTTTCATAGCAAGGCTACGAACTATCTTGTGACAGccagtgatgatgaatcaatcCGCCTGTACGACACTCAAAATGCAGT ATGTTTGAAGACTATTAATAGCAAAAAATATGGGGTTGAACTTGTGTGCTTCACTGATAACCCAACTCTTGTCTTATATTCATCGAAAAATGGCTGGGATG AGTCTCTGCGTCTACTCTCACTGAATGATAACCGCTTTGTTAGATATTTTAAAGGCCACCTTGACAG GGTTGTCTCTATCTCATTTTGCTCTGAGAAAGAAAATTTTCTCTCTGGTTCACTTGATCGAACCGTTCTCTTATGGGATCAGCGGGCTGAAAAATCACAG GGCTTACTGCGTGTGCAAGGGAGGCCTGCAGTTTCATATGATGATCAGGGCATGGTATTTGCTGTTGCCTATGGTGGTCACATAAGAATGTTTGATGCTCGAAAATTTGAAAAG GGGCCTTTTGAGATCTTCGCTGTTGGTAATGAGGATTCAGAAGCTCATGTCATAAAGTTCAGCAGTGATGGCAGGCGGATTCTGTTGACCACCAAAGCTGGGCGTGTTCTTGTGATAGATTCATTCCATGGCAACAAC ATTGCATCGTACAATGTGAAACCAGTGGTAACCAATTCAATGCTGGAGGCATCGTTCAGTCCTGATGGAAACCATATCATATCTG GATCTGGTGATGGCAGTGTTTATGCCTGGAACGTTAGGAGTGGAAAG GTTGCGCGCTGGGGAAGCACAGATAATGAACCGCCACTAGTAAGGTGGGCTCCAGGATCGTTGATGTTTGTGACAGGATCATCAGAACTGTCCTGCTGGGTTCCTGATTTGTCCAAGTTGGGATCCTTCAGCGTCACCAAGTAG
- the LOC120703389 gene encoding probable starch synthase 4, chloroplastic/amyloplastic, whose protein sequence is MACSAAVAGAEATALLCRRPAPSLIAGRNILAVSRRPRHCNLRTGAQPPQKTTSSANYRNRVNFQRDRAGASSDDEQQQKSGDENGLPNIQLEDLVGKIQNTEKNILLLNQARLQALERADKILKEKEALQQEINILEIKLSETGAQSELSTKGMSDAEALEFDVLKEENMLLKDDITFLKAKLIDITEKEESLFKLEKERALLDSSLRELECAFIAAHSDMLKLGPMQHDAWWEKVENLEELLESTANQVEHAALILDGYHAFQDKVDKLEASLGATNISEFCLYLVDLLKKRVKSIEERFQACNREMHSQIELCEHSIVEFHDTLSKLIKESEKKSMEHYQEGMPSEFWSRISLLIDGWSLEKKISNDDANILREMAWKRDNRLREAYLSSRGMAERELIDSFLKMALPGTSSGLHIVHIAAEMAPVAKVGGLADVISGLGKALQKKGNLVEIILPKYDCMQHNQINNLKVLDVVVQSYFEGNMFANKIWTGTVEGLPVYFIEPQHPGKFFWRAQYYGEHDDFKRFSYFSRVALELLYQSGKKVDIIHCHDWQTAFVAPLYWDVYANLGFSLARICFTCHNFEYQGTAPAQDLACCGLDVERLDRPDRMRDNSHGRINVVKGAIVYSNIVTTVSPTYAQEVRSEGGRGLQDTLKIHSKKFVGIINGIDTDTWNPSTDRFLKVQYSANDLYGKSANKAALRKQLKMSSANASQPLVGCITRLVPQKGVHLIRHAIYKTAELGGQFVLLGSSPVPNIQREFEGIADQFQNNSNIRLLLKYDDALSHMIFAASDMFIVPSMFEPCGLTQMIAMRYGSVPVVRRTGGLNDSVFDFDDETIPMELRNGFTFLKADEQGFDSALERAFNYYHRKPEVWKQLVQKDMKIDFSWDTSASQYEDIYQRAAAQARAAT, encoded by the exons ATGGCTTgctccgcggcggtggcgggcgccGAGGCGACTGCTCTCCtgtgccgccgccctgctccatCATTGATCGCCGGGCGCAACATCCTTGCGGTGTCCCGTCGGCCTCGCCACTGCAATCTCAG GACTGGCGCTCAACCTCCTCAGAAGACCACATCTAGTGCTAACTACCGTAACAGGGTTAATTTTCAGAGAGATAGAGCAGGAGCTTCCAGTGATGATGAACAGCAACAG AAGTCTGGAGATGAAAATGGCCTACCAAATATTCAACTGGAAGATTTGGTTGGAAAGATACAAAACACTGAGAAGA ATATTTTGCTTCTGAATCAAGCTCGTCTTCAGGCATTGGAACGTGCTGACAAAATTCTTAAAGAGAAGGAAGCTTTGCAACAGGAGATAAACATTTTGGAGATAAAATTATCAGAAACGGGTGCACAATCTGAGCTTTCTACCAAAGGGATGTCTGATGCAGAGGCTCTGGAGTTTGATGTACTAAAGGAAGAGAATATGCTACTGAAAGATGACATAACTTTTTTAAAAGCAAAGCTTATTGATATAACTGAGAAAGAAGAGAGTCTATTCAAGCTGGAGAAAGAGCGTGCTCTTTTAGATTCTTCCCTTAGGGAGCTGGAGTGTGCATTCATAGCTGCCCATTCTGATATGTTGAAACTTGGTCCTATGCAACATGATGCCTGGTGGGAGAAAGTAGAAAATTTGGAAGAATTGCTTGAGTCCACAGCAAACCAAGTTGAGCATGCTGCTCTGATACTCGATGGCTATCACGCCTTCCAGGATAAGGTTGACAAACTAGAGGCGTCATTGGGAGCAACAAACATATCAGAGTTCTGTCTTTATTTGGTTGATCTTTTGAAGAAAAGGGTAAAATCAATAGAAGAACGCTTCCAAGCTTGTAATCGTGAAATGCATTCTCAAATTGAACTTTGTGAACACTCAATAGTGGAGTTTCATGATACTCTCAGTAAACTAATAAAGGAAAGTGAGAAGAAGTCAATGGAGCATTATCAGGAAGGCATGCCATCAGAATTCTGGAGTAGGATCTCTCTTTTGATTGATGggtggtcacttgagaagaaaATATCCAACGATGATGCAAATATATTAAGAGAAATGGCTTGGAAAAGGGATAATCGCCTTCGGGAAGCATACTTGTCATCTAGAGGAATGGCAGAGAGGGAACTGATAGATAGTTTTCTAAAGATGGCACTACCAGGAACCAG TTCTGGTTTGCACATTGTCCACATAGCAGCAGAGATGGCTCCTGTTGCAAAG GTTGGTGGTCTGGCAGATGTGATCTCTGGTCTTGGGAAGGCACTTCAGAAAAAGGGGAACCTAGTAGAGATAATTCTTCCCAAATATGACTGCATGCAGCATAACCAAATCAATAATCTTAAG GTTCTAGATGTTGTGGTGCAGTCCTACTTTGAGGGGAATATGTTTGCCAACAAAATATGGACCGGGACCGTTGAAG GACTTCCTGTCTACTTTATTGAGCCGCAGCATCCAGGCAAGTTCTTTTGGAGGGCACAATACTATGGGGAGCATGATGACTTCAAACGTTTTTCCTACTTTAGCCGTGTGGCACTGGAATTGCTTTACCAATCTGGGAAGAAAGTTGACATAATTCACTGTCATGACTGGCAGACTGCATTTGTT GCACCTCTTTATTGGGATGTATATGCAAATCTTGGCTTCAGCTTAGCTAGAATTTGTTTTACCTGTCACAATTTTGAATATCAAGGAACGGCTCCAGCTCAGGATTTAGCATGCTGTGGCCTTGATGTTGAGCGCCTAGATAGACCAGACAGAATGCGGGATAATTCACATGGCAGAATAAATGTTGTCAAG GGTGCAATTGTGTATTCCAACATTGTCACAACTGTATCACCAACATATGCTCAAGAGGTGCGCTCAGAG GGTGGGCGTGGGCTCCAAGATACACTTAAAATACATTCCAAGAAATTTGTTGGAATAATTAATGGCATCGACACAGATACATGGAATCCTTCTACAGATAGGTTTCTCAAGGTCCAATACAGTGCTAATGATCTATATGGAAAATCAGCGAACAAAGCAGCTCTCAGGAAGCAGCTCAAGATGTCGTCTGCAAATGCTTCCCAACCACTC GTCGGTTGCATTACAAGGCTTGTTCCTCAAAAGGGTGTACATCTCATCAGGCATGCAATATATAAAACAGCTGAGTTAGGTGGACAGTTCGTTCTCCTAGGTTCTAGTCCCGTACCAAACATTCAG AGGGAGTTCGAGGGTATTGCAGACCAATTTCAGAACAATAGCAATATCAGGCTGCTTTTGAAGTATGATGATGCTCTATCGCATATGATTTTTGCAGCATCAGACATGTTCATTGTTCCTTCTATGTTTGAGCCATGTGGTCTCACTCAG ATGATAGCTATGCGCTATGGTTCTGTGCCAGTTGTTCGGAGAACTGGTGGTCTGAATGACAG TGTCTTCGATTTCGACGATGAAACGATACCCATGGAACTGCGAAATGGCTTCACCTTTTTGAAGGCTGATGAGCAG GGCTTTGATAGTGCTTTGGAAAGAGCTTTCAACTACTACCATAGGAAACCTGAAGTCTGGAAACAGTTGGTACAGAAAGACATGAAGATAGATTTCAGCTGGGATACTTCAGCCTCCCAATACGAAGACATCTACCAGAGAGCGGCTGCTCAAGCAAGGGCGGCAACATAA